The proteins below are encoded in one region of Synchiropus splendidus isolate RoL2022-P1 chromosome 13, RoL_Sspl_1.0, whole genome shotgun sequence:
- the LOC128769333 gene encoding supervillin-like isoform X5 produces the protein MFRNPWISSFHVDQPNGQGFGSQAPSKLSNSTSLPTEALSFDSDVSLGEKAALVKSVSDTDAKLLYVLPKVSELKKYFEGSVEAELEMNRKERIARRLEGIENDAPPALLPGGLVANRMLEEDPPRYTRATDPCEPCVMVRRYSREELEGPQKQVSSPQRSSHMKGGVARPDPMLVHVDPVTLSTSSTPTSGAADPASLSSKAERIARYKAERRRQLSERYGILLDQEPDVDFTPRHRSRRDREASERQPPSRQEPAEAEEAGKDQRVPYRSGIGRVYMRTQQDPADTSSPTRTTQAPPPVQERSSRFSDRERAMNMENFRRGGAPERQSRSQPPPKQQAEVAHQELSPTSTRDNRVVAVPSSPRTARRASLPSTRYGLSPGDLFIEQQAQSILNRQGIRVRERLSRDETEWSPDRNQAIRNQAPVNTLHYTPQGSEPTGQRLVSHVQYSQAPQVRGQMTFPPVAPVYHQGSPALDDSHLAMPGPGSARRLPGPPEVPRRRVSADQIYAAHREARLEARQALRDEAHTEGLLKSRKAVLPSEIRRTEKSVDDPPRGQNEATEVQPYSPERRRMTQEEEDWQRLRERGRERNVERIIERGREGQTQAERVFRATQSSHVAEAQRPRQQQASEPVQPHDVQQQEPRSRLASHARQEQQRQSHISMRQPQQPQRPQPTRQRETEDLQRLYMERHGQSEQQVPDYQQKSASLPQAKPRTQEMSEGPKPKMRNRSMSDIGISQHSTMYRMERAAARREAARAAASSGMANGDMGTLDTRVSVAQLRHSYLENANRKPEFETTKVDLAAMGVEPASGSDRDSGPRRPRRYITPGESRMAERFRTQPITSAERLETDRSRLSPSQLQDTEGDEEKLDERAKMSVAAKRSLFRELERTSDGSVPKPRSRNAAVERRLRRVQDRSHTQPVTSKEVDSANSDAASASCLTGSQDAAARVPSPTAVSTSVTSISVQDPSQPGSAAQEQEVPENQKLQQPVPVSQVEGESQAAVPDEPDLSSLSLSEKMALFNRLAHLPDKASEQTRGDSRQRRANARFQTQPITQGEVEQEPFSQTQSRQDDHLKNGVEIKLEPLSASLMRSVAAVPSQASVTSVAMTTGVTDDAGRHPEKLTAVPRLPVQQPPHTDHQERTLRYFSMTQSGDPIRPPPNPTLLPESRERPGASTTTAVRRRGEESWREQPEEEVRGRRQGGARETERDRVGRQQHHQPLPWREQPEPRAAGRDPQDVRGERGQGGHLREAAHTSSQGLGQSVPESKEQPAPVKPLIAKVSSRTVSHVPSSPQQQAPVIPPPQTLPKTFTQQPPPTQPKPPSHIQPPPTFPKPQGFVQPLPKPYTYAPPPAAPQALPQALPQALPQALPQAPLQAPPQTPPKPQSFPQPLVKSQSLPLEQSEDFSRQSVLSSELLSPTESGERSLSMSGKQMSIRERVALLKKSGEEDWKNRINKKQEVVKAASTEQPPPPPQPWEAEPTQQKKADDESEAQMTIEERKQLISAREEAWKTKGKGAANDSTQYTVAARMVKKGLAASSSVISPILSPVSTKAKSTPAVTKPQEEIEARPDMESDKKLDKLENFLGRINSKVAGLQETTLTVTEKAVKEVMKLDDEIFSKFYRRVAEFPRLPTRIEISEDFDAIFGSQSPMLASAMVRHKRSVRPSRNVQASRNPLKMLAAREDLRQEYTEQRLNVAQLESKRMRSEKMNKTSEYSEAALAGLASKENFSSVSLRSVNMAEQASNNSAVPYKSLMLMQVKGRRHVQTRLVEPRASSLNSGDCFLLVTPENCFAWIGEFANVIEKAKAMDLATFIQSQKDMGCRASRVQTIEEAVGSQGPDAQEFWTVLGGQSSYQPAGPPEDDEQFESAIVETNCIFRLLDDKLVPDDDEWGKVPRCSLLAPKEVLVFDFGSEVYVWHGKEVTLAQRKVAFQLAKHLWNGTFDYTCCDINPLDPGSCNPLIPRKGQGRPDWAVFGRLTEHNETALFKEKFADWTEAKTPPPPKEAAEPVPEQKSQAQAAAGRECRPYDASLMLPVLQTCISTILDGLNVGRGHGPVESEDHMRIQEINTVSVDVWHILEFDYSRLPRQSIGQFHEGDAYVVKWKYTVSTSGRSTSESPATCHRWPLTFGPGKEKCCYFFWQGRHSTVSEKGTSALMTVELDEERGAQVQVQQGKEPPCFLQCFSGGMIVHAGKREEEEENTQSEWRLYCVRGEVTAEGHLLEVACHCSSLRSRASMILLNINKAVMFLWHGCKTQLHTRSVGHTAAHKIKELCPLEAGLHSSSKVTIHECDEGMEPPGFWEALGRKDRKAYDCMLQDPGKFNFTPRLFQLSSTSGEFVATEFFNPSRAPELVCSLPFLQEELYNAAQPALFLVDNFHEVYLWQGWWPQDSESTGSARIRWDVDRKCAMETVLQYCKEKGDKKTQKSYLIHAGLEPLTFTNMFPSWEHREDVAEITEKEAEVCNQIILVEDVLARLSQNIYPLAQLQSRPLPEGVDPLRLEIYLSDQDFELALEMTREEYDRLPAWKQVNLKKSKGLF, from the exons GATTTGGATCCCAAGCTCCCAGCAAACTTTCAAATTCAACGTCGCTGCCAACAGAAGCCTTGAG TTTTGATAGTGACGTCTCCTTGGGCGAAAAGGCCGCTCTGGTCAAGAGTGTCTCGGACACTGATGCCAAACTTCTCTACGTCCTTCCTAAAG TTTCAGAGttgaagaaatactttgaaGGGTCTGTGGAGGCAGAGTTAGAGATGAACAG GAAGGAAAGAATAGCTCGCCGCCTGGAAGGCATTGAGAACGATGCCCCGCCAGCTCTGCTACCCGGTGGTTTGGTAGCTAACCGAATGCTTGAAGAGGATCCCCCCAGGTACACGCGTGCCACGGACCCCTGCGAGCCATGTGTGATGG TGAGGCGCTACAGTCGAGAGGAGCTGGAGGGCCCCCAAAAACAAGTGTCATCGCCCCAAAGATCGTCACATATGAAAGGCGGTGTTGCAAGGCCTGATCCAATGTTGGTGCATGTGGAccctgtgaccttgtccacctCCTCAACACCGACGTCCGGTGCTGCAGACCCGGCAAGTCTCAGCTCCAAAGCTGAGCGTATCGCTCGCTACAAAGCAGAGCGTCGACGCCAGCTTTCAGAGCGATACGGCATCCTCTTAGACCAGGAACCGGATGTTGATTTTACGCCACGGCATCGGTCACGACGGGACCGCGAGGCTTCCGAGCGGCAACCACCCAGCCGGCAAGAGCCTGCAGAAGCGGAGGAGGCGGGCAAGGACCAAAGAGTGCCGTATCGATCTGGGATAGGGAGGGTTTACATGAGGACTCAGCAAGACCCTGCAGACACCTCTAGCCCAACCCGCACAACCCAAGCGCCACCACCAGTTCAAGAACGGTCAAGTAGGTTTTCCGACCGGGAGAGAGCGATGAACATGGAGAACTTTCGACGTGGTGGAGCTCCAGAGCGCCAAAGCCGATCCCAGCCACCACCTAAACAGCAGGCAGAGGTCGCCCACCAGGAGCTGAGTCCAACCTCCACGAGGGACAACAGAGTCGTGGCAGTGCCAAGCTCCCCACGCACCGCTCGACGGGCCTCCCTGCCTTCCACCCGCTATGGCCTCTCACCTGGGGATTTGTTTATCGAGCAGCAGGCGCAGAGCATCCTCAACAGGCAGGG AATCAGGGTAAGGGAACGATTATCCAGAGATGAAACTGAGTGGAGTCCAGACAGAAACCAGGCTATCAGAAACCAAGCACCTGTGAACACCTTGCACTACACACCACAGGGTTCAGAACCCACCGGGCAAAGGCTGGTGTCCCACGTTCAATACAGCCAAGCTCCACAAGTACGGGGACAGATGACCTTCCCGCCCGTCGCCCCTGTGTACCATCAAGGCAGTCCCGCCCTGGATGACTCCCACTTAGCCATGCCCGGACCAGGATCCGCCAGGAGATTGCCTGGGCCTCCTGAGGTGCCTCGAAGAAGGGTGAGCGCTGATCAAATCTACGCCGCCCATAGAGAGGCGAGGTTGGAAGCCAGGCAAGCTCTGAGAGACGAAGCACACACAGAGGGCTTGCTCAAGAGCAGGAAGGCAGTGCTGCCCTCGGAAATCCGCCGCACGGAAAAGAGTGTGGATGATCCACCCAGGGGGCAGAATGAGGCTACGGAGGTCCAACCCTACAGCCCAGAACGGAGAAGAATGACTCAAGAGGAGGAAGACTGGCAACGTCTGAGAGAGAGGGGAAGGGAGCGTAATGTTGAAAGAATCATagagaggggaagagaaggACAAACCCAAGCAGAGAGAGTGTTCAGAGCTACGCAATCCTCACATGTAGCTGAGGCTCAGAGGCCCAGACAGCAGCAAGCATCAGAACCTGTACAACCCCACGATGTACAGCAACAAGAACCCAGAAGCAGGCTAGCTTCACATGCAcgacaggagcagcagagacagtCGCACATCTCCATGAGGCAACCCCAACAACCCCAGAGACCACAGCCGACTCGGCAGAGGGAAACGGAAGACCTTCAAAGGCTCTACATGGAGCGGCACGGACAATCGGAACAGCAGGTGCCAGACTACCAGCAGAAGAGCGCCTCCTTGCCTCAGGCCAAACCAAGAACTCAGGAGATGAGTGAAGGTCCGAAACCCAAGATGAGAAACCGCTCCATGTCTGACATTGGCATCAGCCAGCATTCAACCATGTACCGCATGGAGCGGGCAGCGGCGAGGCGAGAGGCTGCGAGGGCCGCCGCTTCATCTGGGATGGCTAATGGCGATATGGGCACCCTGGACACCAGAGTATCTGTCGCTCAACTTCGACACTCCTATTTAGAGAATGCCAACCGGAAGCCTGAGTT CGAGACAACAAAAGTAGATCTGGCAGCCATGGGAGTAGAGCCGGCGAGCGGCAGCGACCGGGACTCCGGTCCTCGAAGACCTCGCCGGTATATAACCCCAGGAGAGAGTCGCATGGCGGAGAGGTTCAGGACTCAGCCCATCACCTCTGCAGAACGTTTGGAGACCGACAG ATCTCGCCTCAGCCCCTCCCAGCTACAGGACACTGAAG GGGATGAAGAGAAACTAGACGAGAGAGCGAAGATGAGTGTAGCAGCCAAGCGGTCTCTCTTCAGG GAGCTGGAAAGAACCTCGGATGGAAGCGTTCCCAAGCCACGCTCACGGAACGCTGCGGTGGAACGACGCCTCCGGAGAGTCCAGGACCGCTCTCACACTCAACCTGTCACCAGCAAGGAGGTGGACAGTGCTAACAG TGACGCTGCCTCGGCGTCGTGTCTCACCGGCAGCCAGGACGCTGCGGCCCGCGTCCCCAGCCCAACTGCTGTTAGCACTAGCGTGACCAGCATCAG TGTCCAGGATCCGTCCCAGCCCGGCTCAGCTGCCCAGGAGCAGGAAGTCCCGGAGAATCAGAAGCTCCAACAACCGGTTCCCGTGTCCCAGGTGGAAGGAGAGAGTCAGGCGGCCGTCCCGGACGAACCGGACTTGTCCTCTCTCAGCTTGAGCGAGAAGATGGCGCTGTTCAACCGCCTCGCCCATCTGCCTGACAAAGCCTCCGAACAGACGCGAGGGGACAGTCGCCAGCGGAGGGCCAACGCCCGCTTCCAGACCCAGCCCATCACCCAGGGAGAAGTGGAGCAG GAGCCGTTTAGTCAGACCCAGTCCAGACAAGACGACCAT CTGAAAAATGGTGTGGAGATCAAGCTGGAGCCGCTGTCTGCCTCCCTGATGCGCTCCGTCGCCGCCGTCCCCTCCCAGGCTTCTGTCAcatctgttgccatgacaaccggCGTGACTGACGACGCCGGTCGCCATCCAGAGAAACTCACCGCCGTCCCCCGCCTCCCCGTCCAGCAGCCGCCCCACACAGACCACCAGGAGAGGACGCTGCGGTACTTCTCCATGACCCAGAGCGGGGACCCCATCAGGCCTCCACCCAACCCCACGCTCCTCcctgagagcagagagagacCGGGGGCTTCTACTACTACGGCCGTCAGGAGGCGGGGGGAGGAGAGCTGGCGAGAGCagccggaggaggaggtgagggggAGACGGCAGGGAGGAGCCAGAGAGACTGAGAGAGACCGGGTCGGACGGCAGCAGCATCACCAGCCCTTGCCGTGGAGGGAGCAGCCGGAGCCAAGAGCAGCAGGGCGAGACCCCCAGGACGTCAGGGGGGAGCGAGGACAGGGAGGACACCTGAGAGAGGCGGCGCACACCTCATCGCAGGGGCTCGGCCAGAGCGTCCCAG AGTCTAAGGAGCAGCCTGCACCTGTGAAGCCTCTCATCGCCAAGGTATCTTCCAGGACGGTGTCTCACGTGCCAAGCAGCCCCCAGCAACAGGCGCCCGTCATCCCGCCTCCTCAAACACTTCCGAAAACGTTCACGCAGCAGCCGCCTCCCACTCAGCCGAAGCCTCCCTCGCACATCCAGCCCCCGCCGACGTTTCCCAAACCGCAAGGGTTCGTCCAGCCTCTGCCCAAGCCGTACACCTACGCCCCGCCGCCGGCCGCGCCCCAGGCCCTGCCCCAGGCCCTGCCCCAGGCCCTGCCCCAGGCCCTGCCCCAGGCCCCGCTCCAGGCGCCTCCACAGACGCCACCCAAGCCTCAGTCCTTCCCACAGCCACTGGTCAAGTCCCAGTCCCTGCCCCTGGAGCAGAGCGAGGACTTCAGCCGACAGAGCGTCCTTTCCAGCGAGCTGCTGTCCCCCACTGAGTCCGGGGAGCGATCGCTCAGCATGTCCGGCAAGCAGATGTCCATCAGGGAGAG AGTGGCCCTGCTGAAGAAGAGCGGCGAGGAGGACTGGAAGAACAGGATCAATAAGAAACAAGAGGTGGTGAAAGCAGCGTCCACTGAgcagccgccgccaccgccgcagCCGTGGGAGGCGGAGCCAACCCAACAGAAG AAAGCGGACGATGAAAGTGAGGCGCAGATGACCAtcgaggagaggaagcagctgaTCTCCGCTCGGGAGGAGGCCTGGAAGACAAAGGGCAAAGGAGCCGCCAACGACTCCACGCAGTACACGGTGGCCGCGCGGATGGTCaagaaag GCCTGGCAGCATCCTCCTCCGTCATCAGTCCCATCCTGTCGCCGGTGTCCACTAAAGCCAAGAGCACGCCGGCCGTCACCAAACCACAAGAAG AAATCGAAGCCAGACCTGACATGGAGTCTGACAAGAAGCTGGACAAGTTGGAGAACTTCTTGGGACGAATCAATAGCAAAG TTGCTGGTCTGCAGGAAACCACCCTCACGGTGACGGAGAAGGCGGTGAAGGAAGTGATGAAGCTGGACGACGAGATCTTCTCCAAGTTCTACCGACGGGTGGCGGAGTTCCCGCGCCTGCCCACCAGGATCGAGATCAGCGAGGACTTCGATGCCATCTTCGGTTCTCAGAGTCCCAT GTTGGCCTCGGCCATGGTGCGGCACAAGCGCTCGGTGCGTCCGTCCAGGAACGTCCAGGCGTCCAGGAACCCTCTGAAGATGCTGGCGGCCAGAGAGGACCTGCGGCAGGAGTACACCGAGCAGAGGCTGAACGTGGCGCAGCTGGAGAGCaagaggatgaggagcgagAAGA TGAACAAAACCTCGGAGTATTCAGAGGCGGCTCTGGCTGGACTCGCCAGTAAAGAGAACTTCAGCAGCGTGAGTCTGCGCAGCGTCAACATGGCGGAGCAGGCGTCCAACAACAGCGCCGTGCCGTACAAGAGCCTCATGCTGATGCAGGTCAAAG GTCGGCGACACGTTCAGACTCGGCTAGTCGAGCCAAGAGCGTCTTCGCTCAACAGCGGCGACTGCTTCCTGCTGGTGACTCCGGAGAACTGCTTCGCCTGGATCGGGGAGTTCGCCAACGTCATTGAGAAGGCGAAG GCGATGGACCTGGCCACGTTCATCCAGTCGCAGAAGGACATGGGCTGCAGGGCGAGCAGAGTCCAGACCATTGAGGAAGCGGTCGGCAGCCAGGGCCCGGACGCGCAGGAGTTCTGGACGGTCCTGGGAGGACAGTCTTCTTACCAGC CCGCAGGCCCGCCGGAGGACGACGAGCAGTTCGAGAGCGCCATCGTGGAGACCAACTGCATCTTCCGCCTCCTGGACGACAAGCTGGTCCCGGACGACGACGAGTGGGGGAAAGTTCCTCGCTGCTCGCTCCTGGCACCGAAAGAG GTGCTGGTGTTCGACTTCGGCAGCGAGGTCTACGTGTGGCACGGGAAAGAGGTGACGCTGGCCCAGCGGAAGGTCGCCTTCCAGCTCGCCAAGCACCTGTGGAACGGCACGTTTGACTACACCTGCTGTGACATCAACCCGCTGGATCCTGGGAGCTGCAACCCGCTCATACCCAG AAAAGGTCAAGGTCGACCCGACTGGGCCGTTTTCGGGAGGCTGACCGAGCACAACGAGACGGCGCTGTTCAAAGAAAAGTTCGCCGACTGGACTGAGGCGAAGACGCCGCCTCCGCCAAAGGAAGCCGCGGAGCCGGTGCCAGAGCAGAAG AGTCAGGCTCAGGCGGCGGCAGGAAGAGAGTGTCGGCCGTACGACGCCTCGCTGATGCTGCCCGTCCTGCAGACCTGCATCTCCACCATCCTGGACGGGCTCAACGTCGGCAGAGGCCACGGCCCCGTGGAGAGCGAGGACCACATGAGGATTCAGGAGATCAACACCGTCTCTGTGGACGTCTGGCACATCCTGGAGTTCGACTACAGTCGTCTTCCTCGGCAGAGCATCGGCCAGTTCCACGAGGGCGACGCCTACGTGGTGAAGTGGAAGTACACGGTCAGCACCTCAGGTCGGTCCACCAGCGAGTCACCTGCCACATGTCACCGCTGGCCTCTCACCTTCGGGCCCGGGAAGGAGAAGTGCTGCTACTTCTTCTGGCAAGGACGACACTCCACCGTCAGCGAGAAGGGCACGTCGGCGCTGATGACGGTGGAGCTGGATGAGGAGCGAGGAGCGCAG GTGCAAGTCCAGCAGGGGAAGGAGCCTCCGTGTTTCCTGCAGTGCTTCAGCGGCGGTATGATCGTGCACGCGGgcaagagggaggaggaggaggagaacacgCAGA GCGAGTGGCGGCTGTACTGCGTGAGAGGCGAGGTGACGGCGGAGGGACACCTGCTGGAGGTGGCGTGTCACTGCAGCAGCCTGCGCTCCCGGGCCTCCATGATCCTGCTGAACATCAACAAGGCCGTCATGTTCCTGTGGCACGGCTGCAAGACCCAGCTGCACACCCGCAGCGTCGGCCACACGGCGGCGCACAAGATCAAAGAGCT GTGTCCCCTGGAGGCCGggctccacagcagcagcaaggtgaCCATCCACGAGTGTGACGAAGGGATGGAGCCGCCCGGGTTCTGGGAGGCTCTGGGGAGGAAAGACAGGAAGGCGTACGACTGCATGCTGCAAG atCCAGGCAAATTTAACTTCACCCCGAGGCTCTTCCAGCTGAGCAGCACTTCCGGGGAGTTTGTGGCGACCGAGTTCTTCAACCCGTCGCGAGCTCCCGAGCTGGTCTGCTCTCTGCCCTTCCTGCAGGAGGAGCTTTACAACGCAGCACAACCAG CCTTGTTCCTGGTGGACAACTTCCACGAGGTCTACCTGTGGCAGGGCTGGTGGCCTCAGGACAGCGAGAGCACGGGCTCCGCAAGAATCCGCTGGGACGTCGACAGGAAGTGTGCGATGGAGACGGTGCTGCAGTACTGCAAAG AAAAGGGCGACAAAAAGACCCAGAAGTCGTATCTGATCCACGCGGGACTGGAACCTCTGACCTTCACCAACATGTTCCCCAGCTGGGAGCACCGGGAGGACGTGGCCGAgatcacagagaag GAGGCTGAAGTGTGTAACCAGATCATCCTGGTGGAGGACGTGTTGGCCCGGCTCAGTCAGAACATCTACCCTCTGGCCCAGCTGCAGAGCCGGCCCCTGCCGGAGGGAGTGGACCCGCTCCGCCTGGAGATCTACTTGTCCGACCAGGACTTTGAG CTCGCTTTAGAAATGACAAGAGAAGAGTACGACCGCCTGCCGGCGTGGAAGCAAGTGAACCTGAAGAAGTCGAAAGGACTGTTTTAA